The genomic stretch ACTCACGGTCACAGCCGGCAACTGTCGGCGGTGCTACGCCGGCACCTTGTCGCGCTCGCCGAACGAACACCGGTGCTCGACGGCATCGACGAGCGCGCCTTCGTCGATATCGACTCGCTGCTGCGTCCGGTGTACGGGCACGCCAAGCAGGGCGCCTCGTTCGGGCACACGAAGATCGCGGGCAAGACCATTCTGCGGCGGGGTCTGTCACCCCTGGCCGTCACGATCTGCACCGAGACCGCGGCGCCGGTGCTGGCCGGGGTGCGGTTGCGGGCCGGGCGTGCCGGCTCGTCGCGGGGGGCGGCGAGCATGATCACCGAGGCGATCAACACCGCCACCGACGTCGGCGCACGGGCGCAGAACATCCTCGTGCGCGGCGATTCCGCGTACTGCGCCGGCAAGGTCGTCGCCGCAGTGGTCAAAGCCGGGGCGAGGTTCTCCTTCGCCATCGCCCGTAACCCGGCCGTCGACGCCGCGATCGGCAGCATTCCCGACGAGGCGTACACGCCGGTGCACTACCCCGGCGCGGTCGTCGACCCCGACACCGGTGAGCTGATCTCCGACGCGCAAGTATCCGAAGTGGAACACGCCGCGTTCGCCGGCACCCGCTACGAGATCACCGGCCGGCTCGTCGTGCGCCGCATCCTCGACGCCAACACCCAGGACCCCCTGTTCCCGGTCTGGCGCTACCACCCGTTCTTCACCAACAACCCCGAGCCCGTCGCCGACGCCGACATCACCCACCGACGCCACGCCATCTGCGAAACCGTCTGGTCCGACCTCATCGACGGACCCTGGGCCCACCAGCCATCCGGCCTGTCCGGCGCTAACGCCGCCTGGAGCATCCTCGCCGCGATCTGCCACAACCTGCTGCGCGCCGCCGGCACCCTCACCGGCATCACCCGCTATACCGTGGCCCGCGGCGCGACCCTGCGCACCCACCTGATCAACATCCCGGCCCGCCTCGCCCGCCCCCAACGCCGACCCATCCTGCACCTACCCACACACTGGCCTCCCCGAGTCAGAGGCGATTTGACTGATCGAGGGCGATAAACGAAAGGTGCTCCTGACCTGCAAGGATTTGGGTGTCGAGTCCATGTCCACAGCAGAAGCGGGTGCACCTTTCTGGTGAGTAAGGGTAGCGGGTGGGATCAGCGGCTGGTCGTCGGCGCGGGCGGGAAGGGTCTGGTCGGTCACGCGGGTGCGGTCCTGCTGCGCAAATGCGCAGATCGGACCGGTCTGACCAGCGGTTTGAACAAGGTGCTACCGCGCGGCAAGGGCCCTGGGTGGTGGGATCGCGGCACGGTCCTGGTCTCACTCGCGGTCGCGATCGTGCTCGGCGCCACGAGCATGTCCGACATCGCGGTCCTCGCCCATCAGGGATTGGTCTTCGGTGATCGGCCGTCGGAGCCAACCGTCCGGCGAGCGTTGGCCGGTCTCGACGAGACCGCGCTGAAACGGATCGGCAAAGCGCGGGCGAAGGTCCGCGCTCACGTATGGGCCCTGCTCGCCCGCCGCCCGCAAGGGTTCCCGTGGCTGACGGTGGCGGGCAAGCTGCTGTCCGGGTGGGTGGTCATCGATCTGGACGCCACCCTGATCACCGCTCACTCACCGAAGCAGGGTGCGGCGGCCACGTTCAAGAAGGGTTTCGGGTTCCATCCGCTCGGTGCGTGGTGTGCGAACACCGCGGAATGCCTGGCCATGCTGCTGCGGCCCGGCAGTGCCGGCTCGAATACGGTCGCCGATCACATCCGGGTTCTCGGTGAGGCGATCGCTCAGTTGCCGGTCGCCTACCGGCGCAAGATTCTGATCAGGGTCGATGGGGCCGGTGCCACCCACGACCTGCTCGAGCACATCGAGGCGATGAACCGGCTGTGGCGCAGCGTGAAGTTCACCGTCGGCTGGACGATCACCGACGCCGACGAGATCGCGATCGAGCAACTGCCTGCTGAAGCGTGGACCGACGGCCTCGCCCAGGACGGCACGGCCGTCGACACCGCGCATGTCGCGGAACTGACCGGCCTCAACCAGCGCCTGGAGAACTGGAACGGCCGGCTACGGCTGCTCGTGCGGCGCACGAAGCCGTCGGCCCGGCACGCGAAGAATCTCACCGCGCTGGAGAAGCGGACCGGCTGGCGGTACGCGATCGTCGCCACCAACATCAGCCGGATCGCCGGGGTGCCGGGCTCGCACCAGCCGCAATGGATCGACGCTTTGCATCGTTCGCACGCAGGAGTGGAAGACAAGGTGCGCACGAACAAGGCCATGGGCCTGCGGAACCTGCCGTCGAAGGCCTGGACCGTCAACCGCGGCTGGGTCCTCGCCGCCAACATCGCCGCGGACATCACTTCCTGGACCCGGTTGCTCGGCCTGCACGACCAGGACGACCTCGCCCACGCCGAACCCGCAACACTGCGTTACCGGCTGCTGCACCTGCCCGCGAAACTGGCCGCCCACGCCCGCCGGCGTGTCCTGTCCATCCCCGAGACCTGGCCGTGGGCCGACGCGTTCACCCTCTGCTGGCAGCGCCTCACCCTGCTACCACTGACAACCTGACCCTGGACCCCTGTACCTACCAGTAGAAAGACCGTGACCGAGGGCCCGGAGAACTCGCGCTTCCACAGCGACACGTGGCGATATCACACCCAAACCGGGTGGACAAAACGGTCAAGCCGAAACGGTCAGGCAGGGAGCAAGACCCTCTGACGGATCGAGGCTGGCCCCGCGCCGACGCCTGGTCCACCCTCTGGCGGACCATCTTCGTCACCTGAACACACCACCCCACGCACGCAACACCCCCACCAGCACACGCACCCGCGCTCACCCGACGATCACAGAAACCGAGCACGCTGGGCAGACCAGCGAACCAACCGCGTCCACAGCCGAACAGGACCGACACAGCGGATCACGAGACCAACTCGAACTACGTCCACGGATCGAGGTGACGTGATCCGAAAAATCCGGACTCGAACCAAATGCAATCTATCATGCGACTTGACGATTAGCAAACCATTC from Micromonospora craniellae encodes the following:
- a CDS encoding IS1380 family transposase, yielding MSKGSGWDQRLVVGAGGKGLVGHAGAVLLRKCADRTGLTSGLNKVLPRGKGPGWWDRGTVLVSLAVAIVLGATSMSDIAVLAHQGLVFGDRPSEPTVRRALAGLDETALKRIGKARAKVRAHVWALLARRPQGFPWLTVAGKLLSGWVVIDLDATLITAHSPKQGAAATFKKGFGFHPLGAWCANTAECLAMLLRPGSAGSNTVADHIRVLGEAIAQLPVAYRRKILIRVDGAGATHDLLEHIEAMNRLWRSVKFTVGWTITDADEIAIEQLPAEAWTDGLAQDGTAVDTAHVAELTGLNQRLENWNGRLRLLVRRTKPSARHAKNLTALEKRTGWRYAIVATNISRIAGVPGSHQPQWIDALHRSHAGVEDKVRTNKAMGLRNLPSKAWTVNRGWVLAANIAADITSWTRLLGLHDQDDLAHAEPATLRYRLLHLPAKLAAHARRRVLSIPETWPWADAFTLCWQRLTLLPLTT
- a CDS encoding IS1380 family transposase, which gives rise to MQGSHAWRSDGAVFDEDNLVSHAGLVPLLELAEQAGLSRLLDEHVRFVDERVRSGAANSTPKLTSIIAGMAAGADSIDDLDVIRSGGMKKLFGGVYAAATLGIFLREFTHGHSRQLSAVLRRHLVALAERTPVLDGIDERAFVDIDSLLRPVYGHAKQGASFGHTKIAGKTILRRGLSPLAVTICTETAAPVLAGVRLRAGRAGSSRGAASMITEAINTATDVGARAQNILVRGDSAYCAGKVVAAVVKAGARFSFAIARNPAVDAAIGSIPDEAYTPVHYPGAVVDPDTGELISDAQVSEVEHAAFAGTRYEITGRLVVRRILDANTQDPLFPVWRYHPFFTNNPEPVADADITHRRHAICETVWSDLIDGPWAHQPSGLSGANAAWSILAAICHNLLRAAGTLTGITRYTVARGATLRTHLINIPARLARPQRRPILHLPTHWPPRVRGDLTDRGR